From the genome of Aphanothece sacrum FPU1, one region includes:
- a CDS encoding cation:proton antiporter: protein MHIVVLVLVQILVVIILSRIMGLGCRAIKQPLVIGEIVAGIMLGPSLLGLIAPDLMTTLFPAETLPVLNVLSQIGLIFFMFLIGLELNPSYLKGQLDTAILTSHVSILVPFSLGSLLALLLYPLVSNDGVSFTAFALFLGSAMSITAFPVLARIITENNLQKSRLGTLALTCAAVDDVTAWCLLAVAITVIRTNSFIGAIPTIIESIIYIIFMLTAVRWLLEKLAIHYQRTRKLTQLVLACIYIGVVISALITEFIGIHLIFGAFLLGAAMPKDPDLVREIAEKTEDFILIFLLPIFFAYSGLRTQIGLLNRPELWLLCAAVVTVAISGKYIGTYFAARFCGVNKREASALGWLMNTRGLTELIVLNIGLSFGVISPLLFTMLVIMALVTTFMTSPLLEWTFPKEKIRLDALAEETPEIATPNYRILVPVANPNTQQGLLQIAMIIAGNSLAVVHPLSLIQLDEDYLFQSTPEEANRLIKQQEEKLNELIQTLEPVELKHIIHPLVRISNDVPRETAKIASTEQINLIIVGWHRPAFSDNRLGGRVGQILNTSHVDAAVLVDKNMPQIKSILVAYAENIHDDLALSLALRMLGNDPSITLKVFRFAPESTQENALSYEFMNMLDICPQEVRSRVEVIYLEDSDPMNTVIEASKEVDLTIAGTSRTWGIERQTLGLYTDKLAKECHSSLLIARRYSPMMSHISSLFNSSNLQTTK, encoded by the coding sequence ATGCACATTGTCGTTTTAGTATTAGTTCAAATCTTGGTAGTAATTATCCTTTCCCGTATTATGGGACTAGGATGCCGCGCTATTAAGCAACCTTTAGTTATCGGTGAAATTGTCGCTGGTATCATGTTAGGTCCTTCTTTATTAGGCTTAATTGCACCGGATTTGATGACAACTTTGTTTCCGGCTGAAACCTTACCAGTTTTAAACGTTTTATCTCAAATTGGTTTAATATTTTTCATGTTTTTGATAGGGTTAGAGCTAAACCCTTCCTATTTAAAAGGGCAACTTGATACTGCCATTTTAACCTCTCATGTCAGTATTTTAGTCCCGTTTTCTTTAGGTAGTTTACTCGCTCTTTTACTCTATCCATTAGTGTCTAATGATGGGGTTTCATTTACAGCTTTTGCCTTGTTTTTAGGCTCAGCAATGTCTATCACAGCCTTTCCTGTTTTAGCCAGAATTATCACTGAAAATAACCTGCAAAAAAGCCGTTTAGGAACCCTTGCTTTAACCTGTGCTGCGGTTGATGATGTTACAGCTTGGTGTTTATTAGCTGTAGCAATAACGGTTATCAGGACTAATAGTTTTATTGGTGCTATTCCCACAATTATCGAGTCAATTATTTACATCATTTTCATGTTAACGGCTGTGCGTTGGTTGTTAGAAAAACTGGCCATTCATTATCAACGCACCCGCAAGTTAACTCAATTAGTTTTAGCCTGTATTTACATTGGGGTTGTTATTTCCGCTTTAATCACTGAATTCATCGGTATTCACTTAATTTTTGGTGCTTTCTTATTAGGGGCAGCCATGCCAAAAGACCCTGATTTAGTGAGAGAAATAGCCGAAAAAACAGAAGATTTTATTTTAATTTTTTTGCTTCCTATCTTTTTTGCTTATAGTGGGTTACGCACTCAAATAGGTTTATTAAATCGTCCCGAATTATGGCTTTTATGTGCCGCAGTTGTAACAGTTGCTATTAGTGGAAAATATATCGGAACTTATTTTGCAGCCAGATTTTGTGGAGTCAACAAAAGAGAGGCTTCGGCCTTAGGTTGGTTGATGAATACTCGCGGACTGACTGAATTAATTGTCTTAAATATTGGGTTGAGTTTTGGTGTTATTTCTCCCCTATTATTTACCATGTTAGTTATCATGGCATTGGTAACAACATTTATGACTTCACCTCTGTTAGAATGGACATTCCCTAAAGAGAAGATTCGCTTAGATGCTTTAGCAGAAGAAACCCCTGAAATAGCTACCCCTAATTATCGAATTTTAGTGCCTGTTGCTAACCCCAATACTCAACAAGGTTTGTTACAAATAGCAATGATCATTGCCGGAAATTCTTTAGCAGTAGTTCATCCTTTAAGTTTAATTCAATTAGACGAAGACTATCTTTTTCAAAGTACACCAGAAGAAGCAAATCGTCTTATAAAACAACAAGAGGAAAAACTCAATGAGTTAATTCAAACTTTAGAACCCGTAGAATTAAAGCACATTATTCATCCTCTAGTTCGTATTTCTAATGATGTGCCGAGAGAAACAGCGAAAATTGCCTCAACTGAACAAATAAACTTAATTATTGTGGGTTGGCATCGTCCCGCTTTTAGTGATAATCGTTTAGGGGGACGAGTGGGACAAATTCTTAATACTTCTCACGTTGATGCGGCAGTATTAGTAGATAAAAATATGCCACAAATCAAATCAATTTTAGTCGCCTATGCAGAAAATATTCATGATGACTTAGCTTTATCTTTAGCCTTAAGAATGTTAGGAAATGATCCTTCAATTACCCTAAAAGTATTTCGTTTTGCTCCAGAATCAACGCAAGAAAATGCCCTCAGTTATGAGTTTATGAATATGCTTGATATCTGTCCACAAGAAGTAAGATCTCGTGTTGAGGTCATTTATTTAGAAGATTCAGATCCCATGAATACAGTGATTGAAGCTTCCAAAGAAGTAGATTTAACCATTGCCGGAACCAGTAGAACTTGGGGAATTGAACGTCAAACTTTAGGCCTTTATACAGATAAATTAGCTAAAGAATGTCATTCATCTTTATTGATCGCTCGTCGTTATTCTCCCATGATGAGTCATATCAGTTCTTTATTTAATTCTAGTAATTTACAAACCACAAAATAA
- a CDS encoding DICT sensory domain-containing protein translates to MNISSTPELSLYQLAQSPDTSLAALSVRATTFRMLVETITQLLLEQQISATLWVKLPPNPRWWTTLEAYQQEGLAQQIYRCNINRDNGTPLTRSTSSTNAYTPKNGITPIVLEASSQLKREYFCLILSPQLCSLILAQEQIPSGEEPSSEQIEPSLLKLIYSFEPSIIQRVLTGIRRVITITDTTPPELLADSVVAFPLPQSIETKVLNKLLYQHLKTFESQAVSSPSDKDNTAELSLKINSFGLKDDFINALTRELSIPLTNMKTALSLLDSMQHKREPRKRYLNLLQEECDRQNSLITGLQELAQLNQPLDERELSVKLEDVVPGIVSIYQPIAEEKGIILGYTIPAGFPPVACPHIWLKQILRNLLNNSLKFTHSSGRVNVQAILKSEAVELVVSDTGIGIENSDLPKVFESFYRGRNASTEDTTGPGLGLAIVHHLVERCGGTINVNSYIGKGTVFKITLPIAMSA, encoded by the coding sequence ATGAACATTTCCAGCACCCCAGAACTCTCGCTGTATCAACTGGCCCAATCCCCTGATACTTCCCTAGCAGCTTTAAGCGTCAGGGCAACCACTTTCAGGATGTTAGTGGAAACAATAACTCAACTCCTCCTTGAACAGCAAATTTCAGCAACCCTGTGGGTAAAATTGCCCCCTAACCCCCGATGGTGGACTACCCTAGAAGCTTATCAGCAAGAAGGACTAGCGCAACAGATTTATCGATGTAACATTAATCGCGACAATGGCACACCCTTAACCCGTTCAACATCCTCAACCAACGCTTACACTCCCAAAAATGGTATCACTCCCATTGTTCTCGAAGCCAGTTCCCAACTCAAACGAGAATACTTTTGTTTGATCCTATCCCCTCAATTATGCAGTCTTATTCTGGCCCAAGAACAAATCCCATCAGGAGAAGAACCCTCATCAGAACAAATAGAACCATCCTTATTAAAGCTGATTTACAGTTTTGAACCGTCCATCATCCAACGAGTTTTGACAGGTATTAGACGAGTCATTACCATTACGGATACTACCCCGCCAGAACTCCTAGCAGACTCGGTTGTAGCCTTTCCCCTACCTCAATCTATAGAGACAAAAGTATTAAACAAACTACTATATCAACATCTTAAAACCTTTGAGTCTCAAGCTGTATCTTCTCCCTCTGATAAGGACAATACCGCAGAATTATCTCTAAAAATTAACTCTTTTGGTCTAAAAGACGATTTTATCAATGCTTTGACCAGGGAATTGAGTATTCCTTTAACCAACATGAAAACCGCCTTAAGCTTGTTGGACTCCATGCAACACAAGCGAGAACCCCGTAAACGTTATCTAAACTTACTCCAAGAAGAATGCGATCGCCAAAATTCTCTAATTACGGGTTTACAAGAATTAGCCCAACTCAATCAACCTTTAGACGAAAGAGAACTATCCGTCAAACTTGAGGATGTAGTACCAGGAATTGTCAGTATTTATCAACCCATCGCCGAAGAAAAAGGCATCATCTTAGGGTATACCATTCCAGCAGGATTTCCCCCAGTCGCCTGTCCTCATATTTGGCTCAAGCAAATTTTACGGAATCTCTTAAACAATAGCCTAAAATTTACCCATTCTAGCGGTCGCGTTAATGTCCAAGCCATCCTCAAATCTGAAGCAGTAGAACTGGTGGTCAGTGATACAGGAATTGGCATTGAGAATAGTGATCTCCCCAAAGTTTTCGAGAGTTTTTACCGAGGACGTAACGCCAGCACAGAAGATACAACAGGGCCAGGACTAGGACTAGCCATTGTGCATCATCTGGTTGAACGCTGTGGGGGTACAATCAATGTTAACAGTTACATCGGCAAAGGCACAGTTTTTAAGATTACCTTACCTATCGCCATGTCTGCCTAA
- a CDS encoding creatininase family protein → MMHGFIPPQRFFPYLTWTEIDTMSNKENVVIVQPVGAIEQHGPHLPLIVDSAIGMGVLGQALTKLEQSIPAYALPCLYYGKSNEHCHFPGTITLSATTLLSVLMEVADSIYQAGFRKLVLMNSHGGQPQIMEIAARDIHQKYQDFLVFPLFTWRVPHIAKELLTPQELEYGIHAGDAETSILLSLLPDQVKMEQAVQEYPQGLPENSLLTLEGKLPFAWLTNELTRSGVIGDATTATKEKGDRLLESVSQGWVQVIRDIYQFSQPTLS, encoded by the coding sequence ATGATGCATGGTTTTATTCCACCTCAACGATTTTTTCCTTATCTAACTTGGACGGAAATTGATACCATGTCTAACAAGGAAAATGTGGTCATTGTGCAACCTGTTGGGGCAATTGAACAACATGGCCCACACTTACCCCTAATTGTCGATTCTGCGATTGGTATGGGAGTGTTAGGGCAAGCTTTAACTAAACTTGAACAATCCATTCCCGCTTATGCTTTACCCTGTTTATACTACGGTAAATCTAACGAACACTGTCATTTTCCAGGCACAATTACCCTAAGTGCAACTACCCTATTATCGGTTTTGATGGAAGTTGCCGATAGTATCTATCAGGCCGGATTTCGTAAATTAGTTTTAATGAACTCCCATGGGGGACAACCCCAAATTATGGAAATTGCGGCCAGAGATATTCATCAAAAGTATCAAGATTTTTTAGTTTTCCCCCTTTTTACTTGGCGAGTTCCTCATATTGCCAAAGAATTATTGACTCCACAAGAATTAGAATACGGTATTCACGCAGGAGATGCAGAAACCAGTATTTTACTGTCTTTATTACCTGATCAAGTCAAAATGGAGCAAGCAGTTCAAGAGTATCCTCAAGGATTACCAGAAAATAGTTTACTTACTCTTGAAGGCAAATTACCCTTTGCTTGGTTAACAAATGAACTGACTCGCAGTGGTGTAATCGGCGATGCAACTACCGCCACCAAAGAAAAAGGCGATCGCCTATTAGAGTCAGTTTCTCAAGGTTGGGTACAAGTAATTCGAGATATTTATCAATTTTCTCAACCAACCCTTAGCTAA
- the atpD gene encoding F0F1 ATP synthase subunit beta gives MVATSEQTNVGKITQVIGPVVDAEFPSGKLPRIYNALRVEGTNSAGATVSVTCEVQQLLGDNQVRAVSMSTTDGLVRGMNVIDTGDSIRVPVGKATLGRIFNVLGDPVDEKGPVDRSQTSSIHRPAPLFTDLETKPKVFETGIKVIDLLTPYRQGGKIGLFGGAGVGKTVIMMELINNIAIQHGGVSVFGGVGERTREGNDLYNEMIESKVINADNPEESKIALVYGQMNEPPGARMRVGLSALTMAEYFRDVNKQDVLLFIDNIFRFIQAGSEVSALLGRMPSAVGYQPTLGTDVGDLQERITSTKEGSITSIQAVYVPADDLTDPAPAATFAHLDGTTVLSRGLASKGIYPAVDPLDSTSTMLQPGIVGEEHYNTARAVQSTLQRYKELQDIIAILGLDELGEEDRRTVDRARKIERFLSQPFFVAEVFTGSPGKYVTLADTIKGFQMILNGELDDLPEQSFYLVGDIEEAKAKGQKLKQG, from the coding sequence ATGGTAGCTACATCAGAACAAACAAACGTTGGTAAAATTACCCAAGTCATTGGCCCAGTCGTTGATGCTGAATTTCCCAGTGGCAAATTACCTCGGATTTACAATGCACTCAGAGTTGAAGGCACAAATTCTGCGGGTGCAACAGTTTCCGTTACCTGTGAAGTACAGCAATTACTCGGTGATAACCAAGTGCGTGCCGTTTCTATGAGTACCACCGATGGCTTGGTACGGGGTATGAACGTGATAGACACGGGGGACTCCATCCGCGTTCCCGTCGGTAAAGCGACTCTTGGTCGGATTTTTAATGTTTTGGGAGACCCTGTGGATGAAAAAGGTCCCGTTGATCGTAGCCAAACTTCCTCCATTCACCGTCCGGCTCCTCTGTTCACTGATTTAGAAACCAAACCCAAAGTTTTTGAAACTGGCATCAAAGTTATTGATCTACTCACTCCCTATCGTCAAGGCGGTAAAATTGGCCTGTTTGGTGGGGCTGGTGTGGGTAAAACCGTCATCATGATGGAATTGATTAATAACATCGCTATTCAACACGGGGGCGTTTCCGTATTTGGTGGTGTAGGGGAACGTACCCGTGAGGGAAATGACCTCTACAACGAAATGATCGAATCTAAGGTTATTAATGCTGATAACCCCGAAGAATCGAAAATTGCTCTAGTTTACGGTCAGATGAATGAACCCCCTGGAGCTAGAATGCGGGTTGGTTTATCTGCTCTGACTATGGCTGAATATTTCCGTGATGTCAATAAACAAGACGTATTGTTGTTTATTGATAATATTTTCCGCTTCATTCAAGCAGGTTCTGAAGTATCCGCACTCTTAGGACGGATGCCTTCTGCAGTAGGATATCAGCCTACTTTAGGAACGGATGTGGGAGATTTACAAGAACGTATTACCTCCACCAAAGAAGGATCAATTACTTCTATTCAAGCAGTTTACGTTCCTGCGGATGACTTAACTGACCCCGCTCCTGCAGCTACCTTTGCTCACTTAGACGGAACCACTGTATTATCCCGTGGACTTGCTTCTAAAGGGATTTATCCTGCAGTAGATCCTCTAGATTCTACCAGCACCATGTTACAGCCTGGTATCGTGGGAGAAGAACACTACAATACGGCTCGTGCTGTTCAATCTACCCTACAGCGTTATAAAGAATTACAAGATATTATCGCTATTCTAGGGTTAGATGAACTCGGTGAAGAAGATCGTCGCACCGTTGATCGCGCCCGTAAGATTGAGCGTTTCTTATCTCAACCCTTCTTTGTGGCTGAGGTATTTACTGGTTCTCCTGGTAAATATGTCACTCTAGCAGATACTATTAAAGGCTTCCAGATGATTCTCAATGGGGAATTAGATGATCTGCCTGAACAATCTTTTTATCTGGTGGGTGACATCGAAGAAGCTAAGGCTAAAGGGCAAAAACTCAAACAAGGCTAA
- the atpC gene encoding ATP synthase F1 subunit epsilon yields MSLTVRVITPDKVVWDGSVEEVILPSTSGQLGILKGHAPLLTALDIGVMRVRLEKDWKSLVVMGGFAEVENDELKVLVNTAEIGDAIDKESAKTEFSQAQSRLDEATKGGERRDQIQATTAYKRARARFQAAGGLV; encoded by the coding sequence ATGTCCTTAACAGTTCGTGTAATTACCCCAGACAAGGTGGTTTGGGATGGCAGTGTCGAAGAAGTGATCTTACCTAGCACTTCAGGACAACTGGGAATTCTCAAGGGACACGCTCCTCTTTTAACGGCCCTTGATATCGGTGTGATGCGGGTTCGTCTGGAAAAAGACTGGAAAAGTCTCGTGGTTATGGGCGGTTTTGCTGAAGTGGAAAATGACGAACTCAAAGTTTTAGTCAATACGGCAGAAATTGGTGACGCGATCGATAAAGAATCCGCTAAAACAGAGTTTTCTCAAGCTCAATCTCGTTTAGATGAAGCTACTAAAGGAGGAGAACGTCGAGATCAAATTCAAGCAACAACCGCCTATAAACGAGCTAGAGCGCGTTTTCAAGCTGCTGGTGGTTTAGTGTAA
- the cysE gene encoding serine O-acetyltransferase, translating to MNTFKQFTNEETSVWDKPQEPSLSRNLLNTIKADFEAIFAKDPSARSWFEVLTCYPGFQALLVYRIAHIFHQCQFYWLARFISYLARWLTCIEIHPGAKLGRGIFIDHGMGVVIGETAIIGDDVLIYQGVTLGGTGKQQGKRHPTLGNNVIVGAGAKVLGDIFIGDNTRIGAGSVTLCSVDNDCTVVGIPGRIVRRSGQKVDPLAHSQIPDPVADQIESLIQRIEQLEKPQQISDLQWTPFSVNSSQLAQFREKA from the coding sequence ATGAATACCTTTAAACAATTTACAAATGAAGAAACTAGCGTCTGGGATAAGCCTCAAGAGCCTAGCTTGTCGAGAAATCTACTAAATACTATTAAAGCAGATTTTGAGGCAATTTTTGCCAAAGATCCCTCTGCCCGTTCCTGGTTTGAAGTTCTCACCTGTTATCCTGGTTTTCAAGCCTTGCTTGTCTATCGTATTGCCCATATCTTCCATCAGTGCCAATTTTATTGGTTAGCCCGTTTTATCTCCTATCTAGCCAGATGGTTAACTTGTATTGAAATTCACCCAGGGGCGAAATTGGGACGGGGTATCTTTATTGATCATGGTATGGGAGTAGTTATTGGAGAAACGGCGATCATCGGGGATGATGTGCTGATTTATCAGGGAGTCACTCTAGGAGGAACTGGCAAACAACAAGGTAAACGTCATCCTACCCTGGGAAACAATGTAATTGTCGGAGCAGGGGCTAAGGTTCTTGGAGACATTTTCATTGGAGATAATACCCGTATTGGCGCAGGTTCTGTTACCCTTTGTTCAGTGGATAATGATTGTACAGTGGTGGGAATACCTGGCCGTATCGTGCGACGTAGTGGACAGAAAGTTGATCCTCTTGCTCATAGTCAAATTCCCGATCCGGTTGCCGATCAGATTGAGTCTTTAATACAACGTATTGAACAGCTAGAAAAACCCCAACAAATATCAGATTTACAGTGGACTCCTTTCTCTGTTAATTCATCACAACTAGCTCAATTTAGAGAAAAAGCCTGA
- a CDS encoding tetratricopeptide repeat protein: MRDLSKNYPDDLDAATLFAESLMDLIPWSYWTPEGQPKPETVEVIAALEEDGLPYMEPPYWYQPVRELLGTSFLKLNQPGEAEAVYKEDLQKYPGNGWSLYGLAESLRMQGKTEAAQKVQQQFDQAWSKADISMTPFKS, from the coding sequence ATGCGTGATCTTTCGAAAAACTATCCCGATGATCTCGACGCGGCGACCCTATTTGCTGAATCTTTAATGGACTTGATACCTTGGAGTTATTGGACACCAGAGGGCCAACCAAAACCGGAGACAGTAGAGGTTATTGCTGCCTTAGAAGAAGATGGACTACCATATATGGAGCCTCCCTATTGGTATCAGCCCGTAAGAGAATTGTTAGGTACTAGTTTCTTAAAGCTTAACCAACCCGGTGAAGCTGAAGCTGTTTATAAAGAAGATTTACAAAAGTATCCGGGTAATGGCTGGTCTTTATACGGGTTAGCTGAAAGTCTACGGATGCAAGGCAAGACGGAAGCTGCACAAAAGGTACAACAACAGTTTGATCAAGCTTGGTCAAAGGCTGATATTAGCATGACCCCTTTTAAGTCCTAA
- a CDS encoding Vgb family protein — MKLTFSSIGLALTTVAAIALNIPKAEAAFLVSSFASNSVLEYDETTGAFIKEFITAGSGGLSGPIVPIFGPDKNLYITSNNNNSVLKYDGKTGAFLQEFVSNGSGGLISPLDLIFGPDNNLYVNSQGNDSVLKYDGTTGAFLQIFVSSGSGGLSNLQSLKFGADGNLYVSSNANNSVLKYDGTTGAFIEAFVPSGGGGLNDPHFITFGPDGNLYVDSAGNNSILRYDPTTGAFLGEFISSGSGGLNDPRGFAFGPDGNFYISNFGENSILQFNGTTGAFLKEIVSPGQNGLSVPIGIAFTPSVSVSVPESSSLLPILALGIFGLSFLVKKTNQS; from the coding sequence ATGAAATTGACATTTTCTAGCATTGGTTTAGCATTGACAACAGTTGCAGCGATCGCGTTGAATATCCCAAAAGCTGAGGCGGCTTTCTTAGTTTCGAGTTTTGCTAGTAACAGCGTTTTGGAATACGATGAAACCACAGGGGCTTTTATCAAGGAATTCATTACTGCTGGTAGTGGTGGGCTATCTGGACCTATTGTTCCAATCTTCGGCCCTGACAAGAACCTTTACATTACCAGTAATAATAACAATAGCGTTCTCAAGTATGACGGAAAGACAGGGGCTTTTTTGCAAGAATTTGTGTCTAATGGGTCAGGTGGTTTAATTTCACCCCTTGATCTTATTTTCGGTCCCGACAATAACCTCTATGTCAATAGCCAAGGCAACGATAGCGTTCTTAAATATGATGGAACCACCGGAGCCTTTCTCCAAATCTTCGTTAGTTCTGGCAGTGGTGGCTTGAGTAATCTTCAAAGCTTAAAATTCGGGGCTGATGGCAACCTTTATGTGAGTTCCAATGCCAACAATAGTGTTCTTAAATATGATGGAACTACCGGAGCATTCATCGAAGCATTCGTTCCTTCTGGTGGTGGCGGCTTAAATGATCCTCATTTCATAACTTTTGGTCCTGATGGTAATTTATACGTCGACAGTGCTGGGAACAATAGCATTCTCAGATACGATCCAACTACCGGAGCTTTCCTCGGAGAATTCATTTCTTCTGGTAGTGGCGGCTTAAATGATCCACGAGGTTTTGCTTTCGGTCCTGATGGCAATTTCTATATCAGTAACTTTGGCGAGAATAGTATTCTCCAATTTAACGGAACGACGGGAGCCTTTTTGAAAGAAATTGTTTCTCCAGGTCAGAATGGATTATCTGTACCCATAGGAATTGCTTTTACTCCGAGTGTCTCTGTCTCAGTTCCTGAATCTTCTTCTCTCTTACCAATATTAGCTTTGGGTATCTTCGGCTTAAGTTTTTTGGTAAAAAAAACCAATCAGTCATAG
- the rsgA gene encoding small ribosomal subunit biogenesis GTPase RsgA: MSDLSNPNVSTVSSLSDLLGTVVAVQANFYQVRLDHSLNTYLLCTRRALLKKIGQKVMVGDRVIVEEPDYQDGRGAIAQVLPRKTELSRPPVANADQILLVFALASPPLEPWQLSRFLVKAESTTLEIGLCFNKLDLISPTERQEWQERLGKWGYNPSFISVMTNEGLEGLTDCLRGKITIFAGPSGVGKSSLINMLIPQVQQRVAKVSGKLKKGRHTTRHVELFELPQGGFIADTPGFNQPDLSCSPNELAYYFPEAREQLEKGYCQFNDCLHRGEPNCLVGDNWERYEHYLTLLEEAIIQQETQQQIGEQESTMKLKVKASGQESYEPKLESKKYRRPSRRGKHQNLRELYPHQTLEDFEKEED, encoded by the coding sequence GTGAGCGACTTAAGTAACCCTAATGTCTCTACTGTGTCGAGTCTTTCCGACCTTTTGGGGACTGTAGTGGCAGTACAAGCTAATTTTTATCAGGTGCGGTTGGATCATAGTCTAAATACATATCTATTATGTACCCGACGCGCTCTTCTCAAGAAAATTGGCCAAAAGGTGATGGTTGGTGATCGCGTAATTGTTGAGGAACCGGACTATCAAGATGGACGAGGGGCGATCGCTCAAGTTTTGCCCCGCAAGACTGAATTATCTCGTCCTCCGGTAGCGAATGCAGATCAAATTTTGTTAGTCTTTGCTTTAGCTTCTCCTCCCTTAGAACCCTGGCAATTAAGTCGTTTTTTGGTCAAAGCTGAATCAACGACCCTGGAAATTGGATTATGTTTTAATAAGTTAGATTTGATCTCCCCTACAGAACGTCAAGAGTGGCAAGAACGCTTGGGAAAATGGGGCTACAACCCCTCGTTTATTAGTGTAATGACTAATGAGGGGTTAGAGGGGTTAACCGACTGTCTACGGGGCAAAATCACCATCTTTGCGGGGCCGTCAGGGGTAGGTAAATCAAGTTTAATTAATATGTTAATTCCTCAAGTTCAGCAGCGAGTAGCAAAAGTGTCGGGTAAACTAAAAAAAGGTCGTCATACGACACGCCATGTTGAACTATTTGAATTGCCTCAAGGGGGATTTATTGCTGATACTCCAGGGTTTAATCAACCGGATCTTTCTTGTTCTCCTAATGAGTTAGCTTACTATTTTCCTGAAGCTAGAGAACAATTAGAAAAGGGATATTGTCAGTTTAATGATTGTTTACATCGAGGAGAACCTAATTGTTTAGTCGGTGATAATTGGGAACGTTACGAACATTATTTAACTTTACTTGAAGAAGCAATAATTCAACAAGAAACCCAACAACAAATAGGGGAACAAGAATCTACTATGAAGTTAAAAGTTAAAGCATCTGGTCAAGAATCTTATGAACCAAAATTAGAAAGTAAAAAGTATCGTCGTCCTTCCCGTCGAGGAAAACATCAAAATTTACGAGAATTATATCCTCATCAAACTTTAGAAGATTTCGAGAAGGAAGAAGATTAA
- a CDS encoding sulfurtransferase TusA family protein, producing MISPTPDVILLDLRGTPCPINFVRTKLKLEQMSPGSWLEVWLDPGEPIEQVPDSLTMEGYHIDTIEDRQEFFSLKVCRRGN from the coding sequence ATGATCTCTCCAACCCCTGATGTAATTTTATTAGATTTACGGGGGACTCCTTGTCCTATTAATTTTGTTCGCACTAAACTAAAATTAGAGCAAATGTCCCCCGGTTCCTGGTTGGAAGTTTGGCTAGATCCTGGAGAACCTATTGAACAAGTTCCCGACAGTTTGACAATGGAAGGTTATCACATAGACACTATCGAAGATCGTCAGGAATTTTTCTCCCTGAAGGTCTGTCGTCGTGGAAACTAG